In the genome of Leopardus geoffroyi isolate Oge1 chromosome B1, O.geoffroyi_Oge1_pat1.0, whole genome shotgun sequence, the window agcaacaagagaaaagcaaataggGAAGAGGAAATGTGAACAAAAGAGGTGCTCATTTAGAGACTTCCCAAATTAATATTGTGAAATATACCTTTGAGGGAAATCCACGTTTTCGGCTATATTTCCTATCAGGCCTCAGTTCCCTGTCATTCTGAGGAGGTCTGTCACCTTTCCCTTTTGGACTTGTGGTAACGTCTGAAACCTGTTCTCGTGAAGCTGAATTCCCTAGTTTGTCCTCAATGCACGGCCGAATTCTCAGACTAAAAGATGCCTCCTTTATTAAATAGTGTAGCATATTAATTTCTTAACACAAACTCCTGTTTAACATACAAGCCAGCCTTgtcaataaataacaaaaaatttaccAGTCCATCTCTTTAAAAATCAACCTACCCTCCCCCAAGTGGCATAAACTTAGACTTCTAAATTTCTGCAGACTAGACTAATGCTTACTGTAATCAAGTGAATATCATATCCTAGGCAATTTCCCAACTATACAACAACTAAagcacattttaacatttattctgcTGTTATTAAGCAACTTTCATAATGtcattttatgtttatgaaaGAATTCTCATCACAGTGAacattacatatgcatatacaaatTAGAATAATCAATTATACCATCTCCTACTCCTCCCCAAGAGAATTCCTTTACCCACATTCCCCAACTCTTCCATTTCTGCTGAAATGAAATGTGAGGAAAAAATCATCCCTAGCACCTctgtaaacagaaaaacaattttcCCACAACACAATCTATTTTCAACAACTGTTTTGATCAAGCCCCCTGAGTATCTCCTGGTTAAAATACTgtagggaaaaaaattcaaatttcctcTTCAAATTaggaagggcagggaagagaaaggaggcagtAAGAAATTATGCAGGTGATACTAACAGGAAACAAACCCTCAAATTCCTCATGCTGAATGTTATTTTGGAACATATCTCAGAAACAAAAGATAGACACACATGGTTATCCTTTCATAAGAAAAGCTTTACTTGTAATAGGTTTTCAAATTTACTAATGCATGGTGATAGGTCTGcctgttaaaattaaaatgcttaaaagcAGGTTCCAAAGCCCACTACCTTCTATAAACTAAGTTCATTTTACAAAGTTTTCCTCCAAGTTCTGTAAAttcctgattattttttcaaaaaacagtattctgataaatttcattttgcaGAGTTACAAGAATAAATCATAATGTAAATGCTACTGTATCCCATTTCATTTCAGTGTTTCAGTCATCTAGTTTTACTACAGTTCAAAAACTATCCTAGGAATGAAAAATCCTAGCAGCCTTCAAATGAGTCCTCAATGGCAAAAGAACTTGGAGACTTTTCCAACAGACAATATACTTTGTAATGGTACTTCGTACTTCCAGCTCCTTTATCCATGATGAATTTTAACTTTCCCAATGCATCTTAAACTGAGTAAAGCTGTACTTAATGAAACCTATAGAAAAACCATGTTTCTGCAAGCCGATCAGAAATTACTAGATTTTCAAATCatccattaaaacatttaatcttagtaagaaaaacttttatatttccaggtttaaaaagaatatatacagcaTTAACAACTTGAGAGTTTCTTCCCTGAAATATACTTTTCATTAAGGAATGCCTATGAAAAATATCATCTTGAAAAATGGGGGAAAAGCTTAAATCTTCATTTCCAGCACTTTTAATTACCAAAAAGCCGCTTACCGTGGTATCTGAAGCCTCAGACTGCACATCTATGTTTAGCGATGTGCTCTCAGCTACAGAACCAGATCCCACAGCTGAATCTATAGTCCGAACATCCTCCTCCTCATTTTCTCTAGCCTGAAATATTTTAGTGGTATAAATCATACAACTATTAAAAAGGGCAATAAAATGTTATAACGGATGGCatgattttttgaaaacatattaaCTCCTCTGGGGTAGAGTCAGAATGCCATCAGCATATGTACACTAACATACCACAAAAATAACTCAATACGTTATTTAAAAGGTACAAAACTTACAAGGATTTTTTGGAGaaatttcatatatgacttttcttgttctttaagGTGATCTATTAGATGAGTAAGGCGCTCAACATTAGcagatctttcatttttctctacaaGATCTTCCCGCATGGAACTAGCTTTAGTAATATAATCACGAATCTGAACAAGCCTGCTTACAATCTGCAGGGAAAACATTTGgaggtaaaaaataaacaaataaaataaacaaaaaggcatgaaaaataaacagtatgTAAAACTGACCATAAATTATTCCACaccaacaattctacacatttctTATTCCAAATACAATAACCAAAGATACTTCTAGCTTTATCATTTGAATTCATACATGCAAAAGATCTGAATCAAATTTAGAATTTAATCAAAACATAACTGGCAAGACTAACAACTCTAATTATTGGGatttaaagattttcaaaatttgttttaatttacattactTGAAAAAATTTACTTCCAGAACTGCATGCCTTTAAACCATTACTAACATAAACTTTTTCTAACGTTTATATAATATTTCCTTAGCAGTATTCTAAATACTTCTGAAAgtagttttcaaaaagaaatatatcaccatttaaaaaaattcttaccaTCATCTATTAATCACATTGTTTCAAACTCCCCTTTACCAAAATTTGGCAACACAGCCTCTGGTGGATAAACAGAAGCCCTAATTTACCTAGATATGGCACTTCTCCAATCATTATGGGTAAAAAGAAGTTTACACTAAATTGAATAAATCTGTAAGATTAATGAGAAGAATCACACAAGTACCCAACTAAAATTCCTATGTGCATAACTCAGTAAAACTGAATCTTACTATTTCTACTTTGAAGCTTacgaaaacaaagcaaaagaaacattttaccaCCTGGCTGCTCTCCATTGCAGGCTCTCCTCTTCCATCTTCTTCAGAGACTTGACAGTTTTGCAAAAGGTCATTACTTAAAGCGGAGGCAAACAACTCTTTACATTGTGCTGATCCAATCACTTCTCTCTTTGGAGGACTTACAGCAGCCTCTTTACTCTTGTTAGTATTAATCTGCATCGGCAAAAAGTTGAAGGGCTTTCGGTTTTCACCAAGCTGACGTTTGTTGTTGGCAGCTGTTGCTCTACCTTGAGAATCACTTCCAATGCTTCTCtacatatgaaaaagaaaacaaaccccacaaacgttaatttttcaataaatttttttttcaaaaaactccAATGTTCTTAGTCAATTTCACCATCAGCTATTGATTCAGGAAGTATAGTTAAATATACTACTTTTGTACTAAGACACAGAAGAGATTCAAATCTACAAAATTCTTTtactaaaatatcaaaatttgatTAACTTGTCTTATTCCTCATTTTCTCAGACATAATTCAACCGATGAATATGAGCAAGATTAGTCTAAATGAAGTACTAGGACCACACATCATATTTATAACTCACATTGCTAATCAAACTTATTCACAGATTTTGTATGGGCTTTGGACCCAATGACTAAATCTTAATATAAACATCACCACAAAGATATGTTTAGATGAAGCACTGTCTGAAAAAGTACTCAGCTCAGTGCCTGCTAAATAGCAAATGTTCAAAAATTAGTATATAGATGACTAAATGATATGggatcaccaccaccatcaacccAGACTTGAATGTACCTTTATGGGTATTTGGTAAACTGTTGGTTTCTCTAAAGTACAGATGTGACCATAAAATGTTTGTCAAGAGTtcattatcatttccattttttagctCCAAATTTCATTTCAGTAATTATAAGACCAACTAcagctttattttaaatttgaggtAATGTAGAACATTCCCTTATGCAGTGATAAATTGGATCTTCCCTTTTGCCATCTTATTCAGTTACTAACATGCAAAATTTAGTTCCAGAATGAAATTAATCACATTAGTCACAGAGTAAAACGTAATAAAGTCACAAAAGACTTGTCCTTAGCAAGTTTAGAAATAAAGTCTTTGTTGCCCTCCAAAGAACCTAATACCAACACCACTAATTAAAATTCTTTCCATATACacagaaactaagaaaaaagaaaccgcTCAGTTCTTACTCTTAAGCTATTTAACTCATTCTAAAAATTTCTCATCATTataactggatttttaaaataattcacaaacCTGATCTAAATCACTGAAGTTTATCCGCTGTTTGAGTTTCTCTAGTTCTGCCTGCTCTGGAACAGACATCTGAGTCACATATCTACTATGTGGAAACGTATGTGGAGTCTTTGTTCTTCGCCTTCCAACTCCTGGTGATGACTCCGGAGAAATATCATTAGTTACTCTTTTATCACTTTCTACACCaaactttttcttattcttttctgatGATCTATTTGCTTTCTTCTGTTGGCCACCCCaatcctttaaaaaagtaaaggcaAAAGTTAATCTGGCCTCTATCAAACTAGGAAAGTAATCTGATATGCTTAAAAAATTGGGGTCAGtcttaaagttaaaaatgacaaaacatttttcacataaaCATACAGACTTAAGAGACCTTATTTATTTCTACTAATGCATTTTCTATTACATCTAGCCTAAGTTTCGCAGATGGTCCTTCAGAAAAGAGATTACTTTCCTATCACAGATCTTTAACAAACATAAATCCCCAAACTCTAGTCAGTCTGGATActttcaaaaccatttttaaaaactggttccCTACTATTTATAAATTGGATAGTATAATAAATTATAGATACCTTTACTGACCTCCTTTAAAATCAATGTGTATGATGAGAAAACAGATCTGGAATCCACCTGGATTCCAAAGTAattattgttggggcacctgagtggctcagtcagctaagcatacAACTTACGATTtcgccccaggtcatgatctcacggttcgtgaattcgagccccgcatcgggctccatgctaacagcacagaatctgcttgggattctctctctcctcctctttctgcccctcccctgtttgcaagctctctccctctctcaaaatgaataaataaacttaaaaataattaagtaattaCCATCATCTGAAGAAAAGCTCCACTGTATGACCCTAAGCAATTTAACTTCCCATAGTCTCGGTTTCCTAATTTCTAAAATAGCGTCACCtttaaaacatgattaaaaacaaCATTCATAAAACATCTGGCACAGTGGCTAGCATATAGTAAGCAATAAACGTAACTATTGTTATGTTTTGCAGGCAACAATGCACTACATGATAAGGCCTGACATGAAATGACAAATATGATTCATATTTTAAcgggaaaacatttttatttacttagttatACCAACATAACCTAAGTCATTCAACAAAAAGGTCTATAAATTCCTACCTTAGCCATACTGGAAGAACTGTCTAGTTTTACTACGGTAAACCCTTACGGGATATTCTCCTCATTTATAACACAACTCCCTTCTCTACGAACTGTCTCTCCACCCCAATCAATCCATGTGTGGGTGTTCTTGCCAACCTGTTGTTCTACTTACCCTACCCCTTCCTGGCCACAGATGACTGGAAAAGAGATGTATATCTAATCCAAATTGGGATgatcatactttaaaaatttcaaattggaACTAAAAGATAACTAGTCAGTATATAATTGTAGCCATAAACGAAACTTTTGAATGAAGGGGCAACCACAGTACACACGAaccacagaagagagaaaaccGGTCTGCGAAAAGAAAGTTGTGTTAAGCAAAGGAATTCAGAAGCAAATAGTCAGGGTAGTGAAAAAGCAATTCTTGACAACTTTCTAGTTCCTTTTTCTAGTCTCTTCCTAAAACCCAGCTATAGACCTCTAATTTGTTTAACTGGTTTTCCATAGAACATCTTTAAAACCTTATAATAAATTAGTATCTGTTAACTATAAACAAAAACGTCTTCAACGAATATAACAAATAGCCCAGGGTCATTTAATGTCTTGGCCAGCAAGAAAAAACTGTGTTTACAAAGAGTCAGTGAGTTTGATTTGGCTAAGGCAGGGGAAAGCTGAATTTTAACACTAGTAGTTAACGACACACCACTGATGAGAAGTTATCATACCATATTGTTAAGTCGGTCATCAACACCTTCAGTGCTCCAGTTTGCTACCTCCTGATCATTCATGCCTTCTTCAAAAGGACCTCCTCCTGTAGCCATCCTAGCTTTACCAATTAATTTTCTGCAAAACAAgtgaaaactaatatttttaacacataaaaacaaactctAACTTCTAAATCATCCCATGAGGTTAAGTGATATAAAAGATCTCAGAAAAATTGATTTAATGAAGTAGAAAGAGGTACTGTCAACCACGTACCATAAACAAACTGATTTAGCTGCCAGACACCTATTACAATTAACATGAGTTAAGTAGCTGTAGtgatgggaaggggaaggaaaacttcaaaatatgcACCATGTGTCCTGGCCTGCATGCTTTCAGGCTACTTTAATTAACTAATTGAACACAGTCCTACAAAATAGAGCAATGAGGTAGGAAAAAGTTACTAAGGGCTAGAACCAAAACtgcttgtaggaaaaaaaaaaaaaactaggggtgcctgggtggctcaagtcagttaaggatctgacttgggttcaggtcatgatcttatggttcataggtttgagtccggcatcaggttctgtgctgacagctcagagcctggagcctgcttcagattctgtgtctccctctctctgcccctcccccactcgtgctctctttcaaaaataaacagaataaatgtttgctcaaatctttactcctttaaaaaaaaaaaaagaaaagaaag includes:
- the PCM1 gene encoding pericentriolar material 1 protein isoform X28, with the translated sequence MATGGGPFEEGMNDQEVANWSTEGVDDRLNNMDWGGQQKKANRSSEKNKKKFGVESDKRVTNDISPESSPGVGRRRTKTPHTFPHSRYVTQMSVPEQAELEKLKQRINFSDLDQRSIGSDSQGRATAANNKRQLGENRKPFNFLPMQINTNKSKEAAVSPPKREVIGSAQCKELFASALSNDLLQNCQVSEEDGRGEPAMESSQIVSRLVQIRDYITKASSMREDLVEKNERSANVERLTHLIDHLKEQEKSYMKFLQKILARENEEEDVRTIDSAVGSGSVAESTSLNIDVQSEASDTTARDPQQEPMEEIENLKKQHDLLKRMLQQQEQLRALQGRQAALLALQHKAEQAIAVMDDSVVTETAGSLSGVSITSELNEELNDLIQRFHNQLRDSQPPTVPDNRRQAESLSLTREVSQSRNPSVSEHLPDEKVQLFSKMRVLQEKKQKMDKLLGELHTLRDQHLNNSSFVPSSASPQRSVDQRSTAVAPSAPTGLAPVSGEASSLTSSVPYPVTSLAAQNESENEGHLNPTEKLQ